In Hymenobacter gelipurpurascens, one DNA window encodes the following:
- a CDS encoding cell division protein ZapA, with the protein MSELSIKIRVADRDYPMRVSPQDEERLRMAGRLLSERIKEFRDQYGIQDKQDLLAMIALSTMADQLKVSKEKDGTDAALTERLARLDELLSGVVLV; encoded by the coding sequence ATGTCCGAACTATCCATTAAAATCCGCGTGGCTGACCGGGATTACCCCATGCGGGTAAGCCCCCAGGACGAGGAACGTCTGCGTATGGCAGGCCGACTGCTCAGTGAGCGGATAAAGGAATTTCGGGACCAGTACGGCATTCAGGACAAGCAGGATCTGCTGGCCATGATTGCCCTATCAACAATGGCTGACCAATTGAAGGTCAGCAAGGAAAAGGACGGGACCGACGCGGCCCTGACTGAGCGCCTCGCGCGCTTAGACGAGCTACTGTCGGGAGTGGTGCTGGTCTGA
- the pheT gene encoding phenylalanine--tRNA ligase subunit beta, producing the protein MKISLDWLRTLIPTDKPAEEIGKLLTGSGLEVEGIEELESVPGGLRGLVLGTVLTCEKHPDADKLSLTTVDVGDAVPRQIVCGAANVRAGLKVVVALEGAELHPTGGEPFKIKKSKIRGAASEGMICAEDEIGLGTSHAGIMELDTELPNGTPAAEYFGLGSDSVFEIGLTPNRADAASHYGVARELRALLRQPCHLPDISQFHAPAEAAQNITVELEDAEASPRYAGLLLENVHVGPSPEWLQRRLRSIGLSPINNVVDVTNYVLHELGQPLHAFDAAQITGGKIRVKRAAAGEKFITLDGLERTLKPEDLVIADANGAPMALAGVFGGKTSGVSDQTTRIFLESAYFQPAAVRKTGQVHQLKTDASFRFERGTDPHMVPIALKRAALLLQEVAGATVAAPIVDEYPTYIGHMAVRLRLPRVEKLVGQFIAPERIRQILTDLDILIAEELQDEAGHAEWILSVPPHKVDVTREADVIEEILRIYGYNHVALRPHNSASFLAKFPNPDPEIIRQNTARLLSGQGFSEIITNSITNSLYFQKEGETDETLVPLLNFNSADLNVMRPSMLQSGLEVIRYNVNRRQRDLKLYEFGKTYHRLSDGAYQEKNQLVIYITGNTAPETWQQKSEKATYHQLAGAVQQVLASLGFPAPASQPVQHPYLACGLTLLAQNQPVGHLGAVSNAVLKRLDVSQPVWYAELDWDWLMRKYKNTLVGREMPKFPEVRRDLSLVVDKTITFDQLQQIARRTEKKLLQSLNVFDVYEGENLGADKKSYSVSFLLQDPTQTLTDQAIDGVMQRLIQQFEKQAGAVIRR; encoded by the coding sequence ATGAAAATATCCCTCGACTGGCTTCGTACCCTCATTCCTACTGATAAACCCGCCGAGGAAATCGGTAAGCTGCTCACTGGCTCTGGGCTTGAAGTGGAAGGCATTGAGGAGTTGGAAAGCGTACCGGGTGGCCTACGCGGCTTGGTGCTCGGCACTGTGCTTACCTGCGAAAAGCACCCCGACGCCGACAAGTTGAGCCTCACCACCGTAGATGTAGGCGACGCTGTGCCCCGCCAGATTGTGTGCGGTGCTGCCAACGTGCGCGCCGGCTTGAAGGTGGTGGTGGCCCTGGAGGGTGCCGAGCTGCACCCCACCGGCGGCGAGCCATTCAAAATCAAGAAATCAAAAATTCGGGGCGCGGCTTCCGAAGGCATGATTTGCGCCGAGGATGAAATAGGGCTAGGCACCTCGCACGCTGGTATCATGGAGCTGGATACCGAACTGCCCAATGGCACGCCGGCCGCCGAATACTTCGGTCTGGGCTCCGACTCAGTGTTCGAAATCGGCCTGACGCCAAACCGCGCCGATGCCGCCTCGCACTACGGCGTGGCGCGGGAGCTGCGCGCCCTCTTGCGCCAGCCCTGCCATCTGCCCGATATCAGCCAGTTCCACGCACCCGCTGAGGCAGCGCAGAATATTACGGTAGAGCTGGAAGATGCTGAAGCCAGCCCACGCTACGCTGGTTTGCTGCTGGAGAATGTACACGTAGGCCCCTCGCCGGAGTGGCTGCAGCGCCGCCTGCGCAGCATTGGCCTTTCGCCCATCAACAATGTGGTGGACGTAACCAACTACGTGCTGCACGAGCTAGGACAGCCCCTGCACGCCTTCGATGCCGCCCAGATTACTGGAGGCAAAATTCGGGTGAAGCGCGCTGCAGCCGGTGAGAAATTCATCACACTGGATGGCCTAGAGCGCACCCTGAAGCCCGAGGACTTGGTTATTGCCGACGCTAACGGCGCGCCTATGGCGCTGGCCGGTGTGTTCGGGGGCAAAACCTCGGGCGTATCCGACCAAACCACCCGCATCTTCCTGGAAAGCGCTTATTTCCAGCCTGCTGCTGTGCGCAAAACCGGGCAGGTGCACCAGCTCAAAACCGATGCCTCGTTCCGTTTCGAGCGCGGTACCGATCCGCACATGGTGCCGATAGCCCTGAAGCGCGCGGCCTTGCTGCTGCAGGAAGTAGCCGGCGCGACTGTGGCGGCGCCCATTGTAGATGAGTACCCCACGTATATCGGCCACATGGCTGTGCGGCTCCGGCTGCCCCGCGTGGAGAAGCTTGTAGGCCAGTTCATTGCGCCAGAGCGTATTCGCCAGATCCTCACCGATCTTGATATTCTGATTGCCGAAGAGCTGCAGGACGAAGCCGGCCACGCCGAATGGATTCTGTCGGTCCCGCCGCACAAGGTAGACGTGACCCGCGAGGCCGACGTAATTGAGGAAATCCTGCGCATTTACGGATACAACCACGTAGCCCTGCGCCCTCACAACTCGGCCTCCTTCTTGGCGAAATTCCCGAACCCCGATCCGGAAATCATCCGCCAGAATACCGCGCGCTTGCTCAGCGGCCAGGGCTTCTCCGAAATCATTACCAACTCCATCACCAACTCGCTCTACTTCCAGAAGGAAGGCGAAACGGACGAAACGCTGGTGCCGCTGCTAAACTTCAACAGCGCCGACCTGAACGTGATGCGCCCCAGCATGCTGCAGAGTGGCCTAGAGGTGATTCGTTACAACGTGAACCGCCGCCAGCGCGACCTGAAGCTCTACGAGTTCGGCAAGACCTACCACCGCCTCTCCGATGGTGCGTACCAGGAGAAGAACCAACTTGTCATCTACATCACCGGCAATACCGCCCCCGAAACCTGGCAGCAGAAGTCGGAAAAGGCCACGTATCATCAGCTGGCTGGTGCGGTGCAGCAGGTGCTGGCCTCACTGGGCTTCCCAGCCCCGGCGTCGCAGCCGGTGCAGCACCCATACCTGGCGTGTGGCCTCACGCTGCTGGCCCAGAATCAGCCCGTAGGCCACTTGGGCGCCGTTTCCAACGCCGTGCTGAAGCGCCTCGATGTATCGCAGCCCGTGTGGTATGCCGAGCTGGATTGGGACTGGCTGATGCGTAAGTACAAGAACACCCTGGTCGGCCGCGAGATGCCCAAGTTCCCGGAAGTGCGCCGCGACTTGTCTTTGGTGGTGGATAAAACCATCACCTTCGACCAGCTCCAGCAGATTGCCCGCCGCACCGAGAAGAAGCTCCTGCAAAGCCTCAACGTGTTCGATGTATACGAAGGCGAAAATCTCGGCGCCGACAAGAAGTCATACTCCGTCAGCTTCCTGCTCCAGGACCCCACCCAGACGCTCACCGACCAGGCCATTGATGGCGTAATGCAGCGCCTGATACAACAGTTTGAGAAGCAGGCCGGCGCGGTTATCCGGCGGTAA
- a CDS encoding DUF1684 domain-containing protein, whose product MRINPKLLIGIGLLIVFGYFFKDLVFNDDQYAARLRKARKEKNDGYRRVQGSPLSSEQRQAFDSLRYFAPDKGYRFEAQLEAFSQRDTVPMALTDGKAEKYLRWGRASFIVNKQEHKLTLFLKADGQDSTLFVPFTDRTNGFTTYGGGRYLDAVKPQNGATEIVLDFNEAYNPYCAYNNSYACPVPPADNRLPIEIRAGEQEFHDHAAHAEGEGH is encoded by the coding sequence ATGCGCATCAATCCCAAACTTCTCATCGGCATCGGGCTGCTGATTGTATTCGGCTATTTCTTCAAGGATCTGGTCTTCAACGACGACCAGTATGCGGCTCGGCTGCGCAAGGCTCGTAAGGAGAAAAATGATGGATACCGCCGCGTGCAAGGCTCCCCGCTCAGCTCGGAGCAGCGCCAGGCCTTCGACAGCCTGCGCTACTTCGCGCCGGATAAAGGCTACCGGTTTGAAGCGCAGCTGGAGGCTTTTTCCCAGCGCGATACTGTGCCGATGGCCCTCACGGATGGCAAGGCCGAAAAATACCTGCGCTGGGGCCGAGCCTCCTTTATCGTGAACAAGCAGGAGCACAAGCTCACGTTGTTTCTGAAGGCCGACGGCCAGGATTCTACGCTGTTTGTTCCCTTTACCGACCGCACCAACGGCTTCACGACCTACGGCGGTGGCCGCTACCTCGATGCCGTCAAGCCGCAGAACGGCGCCACCGAAATCGTGCTCGATTTCAACGAGGCTTACAACCCATACTGCGCCTACAACAACAGCTACGCCTGCCCCGTGCCGCCCGCCGACAACCGCCTGCCCATTGAAATAAGGGCCGGAGAGCAGGAATTCCACGACCACGCCGCCCACGCGGAAGGTGAAGGGCACTAA
- the radC gene encoding RadC family protein has translation MQEFDNLTENLSDNAEEPSAPIRYETPTAFGIKSWAEEDRPREKLMQKGRAALSDAELMAILLGSGTAKLSAVDVAKLVLNAANNDLNTLARFSIKELMRQKGIGEAKAITIVAALELGRRRKEADAAARVTITSSRDIHNLIRPHLQDLPHEEFWVILLNRANVVMRSVSISRGGVAGTVADPKLIFKEALEQLASSIILVHNHPSGNRNPSAADIALTRKLKEAGQFLDLPVLDHLIYTDQGYFSFADEGML, from the coding sequence ATGCAAGAGTTTGACAATCTGACCGAAAATCTATCGGATAACGCTGAGGAGCCTTCCGCACCAATACGCTACGAAACCCCCACGGCCTTCGGAATCAAGAGCTGGGCCGAGGAAGACCGCCCCCGCGAAAAGCTCATGCAAAAAGGCCGTGCGGCCCTTTCCGACGCCGAATTGATGGCGATACTGCTGGGCTCCGGCACCGCCAAGCTCTCCGCCGTAGATGTAGCCAAGCTGGTACTCAATGCCGCCAACAACGATCTGAACACGCTGGCCCGCTTTTCCATTAAGGAGCTAATGCGCCAAAAAGGCATTGGCGAGGCCAAAGCCATTACCATTGTGGCGGCGCTGGAGCTGGGCCGCCGCCGCAAAGAAGCCGATGCCGCCGCCCGCGTCACTATCACCAGCTCGCGTGATATTCATAACCTCATCCGGCCCCACCTGCAGGATTTGCCGCACGAGGAGTTCTGGGTGATTCTGCTCAACCGGGCCAATGTAGTGATGCGCAGCGTGAGCATCAGCAGGGGCGGGGTAGCCGGCACCGTCGCCGACCCGAAGCTGATTTTCAAGGAGGCGTTGGAGCAGCTGGCCTCGTCCATTATTCTGGTGCACAACCACCCCAGCGGCAACCGCAACCCCTCCGCCGCCGACATCGCCCTCACCCGCAAGCTCAAAGAAGCCGGCCAGTTCCTAGACCTGCCCGTCCTCGACCACCTGATCTACACCGATCAAGGCTACTTCAGCTTCGCTGATGAAGGAATGCTGTAG